One window of Candidatus Eisenbacteria bacterium genomic DNA carries:
- a CDS encoding slipin family protein — protein MPTAIVFIVLVIFVAFSILANAVRVVREYERLVVFRLGRLIGEKGPGLVLLIPVVDRAVKVGLRTVTMDVPPQDIITRDNVTVKVNAVIYFRVMDSQQAVVQVENYLYATSQIAQTTLRSILGQQELDELLSEREKLNMALQQVIDRQTEPWGVKVTTVEVKNVDLPQEMQRAIARQAEAERERRAKVINAEGEFQAAARLAEAAAVIAREPAAMQLRYLQTLSEIATENNSTTIFPIPIDLLQALSNLAARKG, from the coding sequence TTCTCGATTCTCGCCAACGCGGTCCGTGTCGTGCGCGAGTACGAGCGGCTGGTCGTGTTCCGGCTCGGGCGGCTGATCGGCGAGAAGGGACCGGGCCTGGTGCTGCTGATCCCGGTCGTGGACCGGGCGGTCAAGGTCGGGCTGCGCACCGTCACGATGGACGTGCCGCCGCAGGACATCATCACGCGCGACAACGTGACGGTGAAGGTGAACGCCGTCATCTACTTCCGTGTTATGGACTCGCAACAGGCCGTCGTCCAGGTCGAGAACTACCTGTACGCGACGAGCCAGATCGCGCAGACGACGCTGCGCTCGATCCTCGGTCAGCAGGAGCTGGACGAGCTCCTCTCCGAGCGCGAGAAGCTCAACATGGCGCTGCAGCAGGTCATTGATCGCCAGACGGAACCGTGGGGCGTCAAGGTCACCACGGTCGAAGTCAAGAACGTGGATCTGCCGCAGGAGATGCAGCGCGCGATCGCCCGCCAGGCCGAGGCCGAGCGCGAACGCCGCGCCAAGGTGATCAACGCCGAAGGCGAGTTCCAGGCGGCGGCGCGGCTCGCCGAGGCGGCGGCCGTCATCGCCCGCGAGCCCGCGGCGATGCAGTTGCGCTACCTGCAGACGCTCTCGGAGATCGCCACCGAGAACAATTCGACGACGATCTTCCCGATTCCGATCGACCTGCTGCAGGCGCTCTCGAACTTGGCCGCGCGCAAGGGCTAG
- a CDS encoding TIGR01777 family protein, translating to MRIAVTGASGFLGRPLVARLAGAGHEVVRLVRRAPRSADERAWDPVAGVLDRSALAGVEAAVHLAGAGLADGRWTAARRTAIRGSRVDSTRLLAETLAGLAPRPRVLISASAIGIYGDRGEEWLEESSAPGAGFLAGVAREWEAAAAPAAHAGIRVAHPRTGIVLAPHAGALAALLPLFRLGLGGRLGSGRQWWSWVALTDAVGAIVHALADDQVRGPFNLVAPAPVRCRAFASALGRSLRRPALLPAPAFALRAWLGRARADELLLASQRVLPSALARSGFEFTSPDLDDTLVRLLRSSPGK from the coding sequence GTGAGGATTGCCGTCACCGGCGCGAGCGGGTTTCTCGGGCGCCCGCTGGTGGCGCGCCTCGCCGGCGCCGGGCACGAAGTGGTGCGGCTGGTCCGGCGCGCGCCGCGGTCGGCCGACGAACGCGCCTGGGATCCCGTCGCCGGAGTCCTCGACCGCTCCGCCCTCGCCGGGGTCGAGGCCGCGGTGCACCTCGCGGGGGCGGGCCTCGCGGACGGCCGGTGGACGGCCGCGAGGCGCACCGCCATTCGCGGCAGCCGCGTGGACTCGACGCGGCTGCTGGCGGAGACGCTGGCGGGTCTCGCGCCGCGCCCCCGCGTGCTGATCTCCGCCTCGGCGATCGGCATCTACGGCGATCGTGGTGAGGAATGGCTCGAGGAATCGAGCGCGCCGGGCGCCGGATTCCTCGCCGGGGTCGCGCGCGAGTGGGAGGCGGCGGCCGCACCCGCGGCGCACGCCGGCATCCGTGTGGCTCATCCGCGCACGGGAATCGTGCTCGCGCCCCACGCGGGGGCGCTCGCGGCGCTGCTGCCGCTCTTCCGGCTCGGGCTCGGCGGGCGGCTGGGTTCGGGGCGGCAGTGGTGGAGCTGGGTCGCACTGACGGATGCCGTTGGTGCGATCGTCCACGCGCTGGCGGACGACCAGGTGCGCGGTCCGTTCAACCTCGTCGCGCCGGCTCCGGTGCGCTGCCGCGCGTTCGCGAGCGCGCTCGGCCGTTCGCTCCGGCGGCCCGCGCTGCTGCCGGCGCCCGCGTTCGCGCTGCGGGCGTGGCTCGGCAGGGCCCGCGCCGACGAACTGCTGCTCGCAAGCCAGCGCGTCCTGCCCTCGGCGCTCGCGCGGAGCGGCTTCGAGTTCACCTCGCCAGACCTGGACGACACGCTCGTGCGGCTGTTGCGATCGTCGCCCGGGAAGTGA